GGGTATCTTTAATGAAATTGATAATAGGTTTCAAAATCATAAAATTGACGAAAATATATTAGGCATTCCAACCAAATGCTCACACATAAGCGTCCGGACACAACATTGCAATGCCTGATTTGTTGGGACCCAGAAGGTTTTTACTGATTACGAAGGAGGAAACAGCATGAAGATCGGAACACGCGCACCAATGTGGAAAACCCCATGCTTGGTAAATGGCAAATGGCAGTATCTTCCCCTAACGGCGTTTGGAGGAACACAGTTTGTGCTCTGTTGCTTACCTGCCTTTACTGAAACCGCTGCATGGTTGCTTGACCAAGAGGTCAACCGGTTTCATGCAGGAGGAATCGTACTCGCGGTCTTAGTACCTGACAGTGCCTTTCTTGAGAATTCCTGGTGTCGCCATCCTCAACACTTTGGCCTTCCATTTCTGACTGATCCTCTCAATCGTTTGGGACGTTCCCTACACCTCTCAGCCTCCTTACCGCCCCATCGATGCGAAACATTATTTTTTGACCATCGCTGCTGCCTACAATTTCGCCTGTTCCATGACCTCAACCTCCGAGGTATCACCACAGTGGCGGAGGTTGCAGAAAGTGATTTCTGTCGGAACTCTGCTCAAGCCAGTCTTGAGTCCAGGCTTCCCTTCGACCAACTTTTGCCACACTGCTCATCATTTGAGGCTCCAACAGGCTGAAACTCCTCCCCCATCAATGGAATTCTGTAGCAACCCTTGAAGGAGAAACTTTATGATGCTTACGCCAGCCTCTGCGTTATCCCCAGTTTCAAAAACCCCATTTCTTTCCATTCACCAATGGCTGTACCTCTTCTTGTGCCTAATGGTGGGAATGTATGCTGGTTTTGGCCAAACAACCTCTCAGTGGACCGATGCCCTTCCAGACATGGTTGTCGGGGGCTTCGCAGGCTTGTTGGTCGGCTTCCTGGCTCTGTGGTTAGAACGACATCTGACGGCATGCCACCGCTCTACCTTGATTGGTGGGAGTCTTGGCCTCATCGTTGCCCTGACGGCGATCGGTTTTGTTGTGATCATGGGAATGGGGACAGGGCTGCTCCAACTGTCTTCTCTTACCCCGTGGATCAGGCTGCCTATCTTTCTTCTCTTTCCCTACCTCGGGCTGATGGTCGGTATTCACATCTCCAACATACTGCTGCCGGCCCCACAAGCGGAACAAGCAAAAGATTCCCCTCCTCGCGCCTCGCTACCCCCATCGAACACCCTTCAAAAATTGCTGGATTCTAGCGCCATAATCGATGGCCGAATACTCCCTCTCTGCACCACAGGTTTTTTGGAAGGTCCTTTCCTGGTTCCCAAAAGTATTCTGCATGAACTCCAAACCTTAGCCGACTCCGCTCACCCATCTAAACGAATTAAGGGGAAGCGTGGCTTGGATATCTTATCCCAACTTCAGCAACTGCCGAATATGGAGGTGGTGATCATCGAGGATTGGGACCCCGACATATCAGCGGTGGACCATCAACTCATCGCCATAGCCAAAAACCGTGAAGCCAAGATCGTGACCAACGATTGGAATTTGGCAAAAGTCGCATCAGTTCAAGGTGTGCTCTCCCTCAACGTCAACGAACTTACCTACCAATTACGCCCTTTAGTTTTGCCTGGCGAAACCATTCGAGTCTTCATTCACAAAGAGGGTCAGGGGCAAGAGCAGGGAATTGCCCATCTCGATGATGGCACGATGGTCGTCGTCGACCACGGTGCCCCTTTAGTCGGTCAAGCGGTTGAGGTGGTAGTGACCCGGTTCATGCAAACCAACACGGGACGGATGATTTTTTCAACTCCCCAGTCCAAAACCTCTCCATTGTTTGTCAATCTCCAACCACTTCTCAGGGATTCAGAGGTGGTTTCGGGATACTCTCGCAGCCTCGTGGAAGATCATAGATGATGATGGATAAGGAAGGACAGATGCCACTACCACCCAAACACGTTTTTATGATGCGACATCAATATTTATTGATCTGGAGGTTTCCACTAACCGAACTGTCAGTCTATCCCGGAGAGGGCTCTTCCCCTCTTCAAGCTAGTGGGGGGCCCATTCGCACTCCTGGGTCCCCTGCTTTCTTTGATGCTGACCTTCGACACGAATCACCTTAAGAAAGGAATCAACCATGTCATTTCAACGTTGTCCTCAATGCCAGAAAAGTACACTTGCACCAACCGGAGCCTTTTGGTGCTGTACGAATTGCGGATCTGCAATTACTTCTCAGGCCCTAACCGCCATAAGGGAATCAGTCAAAACCAGAGGCCATCGGCACACCCACCTCATCCATGAAATTCCCTAATGCTCTATTGAAAGACTAGGTTAGTCTTCAAAGATGCTGAGTTCATTACATCCTGTGAGCCATGGCGAACACGTGGCACCCATACAGAATTACCCAATACCTGGAGACGACCGGCCTCGTCTTTTGCCCATGGCGCCACGAAAGCACTCGTGGAAAACCAACCGATCGGGATCAAAGCCAAGCTTCCATCTTCTGATCGATATCTTGAATGAGAAGCATTCTTTTCCCAGAATGACCTATCTGTTATGCTAGTGACCATGAGTGATTTCCTCACACACTACTTCCCCCGTCAAGAAATACTTTTTGCATTGATACTCCTTTCCATTGGCTGCACAACTCAACTGTATTGGGCTAAATCAGATGCCCAACCAGGTGAATTTGAGGAGGATGTCAGGCAATGCCGCCAATCATTAATTTCCAACCCTGACGAGAAGGGGATTTCCGAAACCCTCTCCCGTGTATTTAAACTTTCTGAAGATGCCGTAGGACAATGCCTAATGGCCAAAGGCTGGTTTTTGGCTGAAAAACCCTAATCCAAATGCCCTCTTCGATTACTCACCAGGCCAGCAAATGGTGCGTATACGCAGGATCGCCCTAAATTATTCATCCAGAAATTGATCAACCGCCGCATGAAGAGTATGTTGAATTTCCTCACAGTCCTTACCGGACAGGATTTTTTCTCCCTGAGAATTGGTCACATAAAAGACATCGGCCACCTGATCTAACCTGGTCCCGATTCTGGCCATATGAATTGACAGACCCAATTGAACCAGCGTTTTGGCGATCACAAAGAGCAACCCTTGCTTGTCATCGGCAAAGACGTCAATCACCGTAAAGGCATCTGAGAGCCCTTGATCAATATGGACCTCCGTGGGATGCCGGCCAGTAGGAAATAGACGACCAAAAGCCATGCGCCGTCGTCGTTCAACCATTTGGTGAACTAATTGTCTTCCCTCCACGACCTCTTGAATTTCCTTCGCCACTTCCTCCAGGCGCCAGGCAGATGGCGGCCCTTCATAGTCTGAATCATGGACCGAAAACACATCCCACACCGTGCCATCCTTTAGTGTCATAATCTGCGCTTCCAATACCTGCAAACCCATGGCGGCTAACACTCCGGCCACTTGCATAAAAATACCTGGTTTGGTCTGTTCACGGGTGATCAGAACATACTCCGAAACTCCTGATGCCTGATTGAATCTGGCTTCTACATGAGTCGGCTTGACAGGTAAAGAACGAATGGCTAGGAGATACGCCGCCATTTGGTCAACCGGTGTCGACTGAACGTACCGGCTGGGAAGTTGTTGAAGTTTGGCGTTCACCCATTCCGACCAGTCAGGTTCAGGAGAATGTCCCTCGCTTCGATCGGCCTTTAAAATCTTAATAAGTTTGTCTCGAGTTTCTGGGGAAATATTCTTACTTCCATCACCGGAATTTGATGAACCTGCATCCCCGGCAAGCTCTGCGTAGGTCAGGGAATACAGTTCCCCTAATAAGGACTCTTTCCATTTCGTCATCACCTCAGGTCCCACCGCTGATATATCTGCAATAGTCAGAATAAACAGTTTTTGAAGCATCCCGACTGTTTTTACCAATCGGGCAAATGTGACAATGGTTTTAGGATCGTTAAGATCTCGACGAAAAGCCGTATGCGACATCTGCAAGTGATGGCGAACCAGGAATGCGAGAGTCTGCCGTTCCTTCTCAGATAAATCCAACCGATCAGCTGTTAAATGGGCAATTTCCTGACCGACTTCACTATGATCCCCAGGACGCCCTTTGCCTAAATCATGCAGCAACAGCGCCAGATGCAAAATGTCTTTATCAGGGATGTTTCGGTATACCTCTCCGATGATCCCTTGATGATTTTGAAGCCGTTCCGCTTCCCTCACTGCGAGCAGACTGTGCTCATCGACCGTGTATTTATGATATTGATTGAACTGCATGAGGCCACGTACTCGAGAGAATGCCGGCACGAGCTTTTCCAGCAGACTAGCCTGATGCATGGCCTCAAGAATTTGAGCTATCCGACCGGGGCTTGACAGAATTTGCCGAAAAAGCCCACTCACCGGCTTGGTATGAAACCCCTCATTGGGTAGGGTTCCCATGTGCTGAGACAATTCATTGAGAATGCGCGAATCAATAGGGACTGCTTGACGATGAGATGTCACAAATAACCTCAGGAGCAACATGGGGCTTTCCATCACCTCGAGGAGTTTATCCGTCTGAATTGTCAGCCGGTTTTCCAGAATACGGAAGTGCCCCTCAATTAATGGGGGAGGCCACCATTGGCGAACCCGGTCCAGCCAGGATTCCTCTCTGGCTTGATCAAGAAACCGCCGCCCACGATCAAACAACCCGGTCGTATGACGGAAATACACTTGCATAAATTGCTCAACGGCCAATAAATGAGGATGATCCACAAATCCCCAAAGTGCAGAAAGCCGAACCTGATCGTCGAAGGTGAGGATATCTTGAGCCCGTCCCGCTTCAAAATGCAAAAAACACCGAACTCGCCAAAGAAATTCCTGTGCTTCCTGCAGAACCTGATAATCCTGAATAGCAATTATTCCCCGATTCGAGAGCTCTTGAATCGTCCCCGCTCCATATCGAGCCAGGCCAACCCATTGCAGCAAATGCAGATCACGAAGCCCCCCCTTACTTTTTTTAATATTCGGTTCCAGCATAAAGACCGTCTCACCAAACTTGGCATACTCCTTCTCACGCTCTTGAATTTTATCCAGCACAAACCGTTGCGCCCGTTTCTTGATGCTCCGACGTTCGAATTTTCTTTGAAACTCCTGAAACACTGAAGCACTGCCGATCAGAAATCTGGATTCCATCAGTGAGGTACAGGCAGCTAGATCGGCCTCTGCAATCGTTAGACATTCGGCGAGGGTACGCACACTATGCCCAACTTGAAACCCAAGATCCCAAAGTCGGTGAAAGACTCCCGCAGACAGTGCCTCAGCGACCTCCCCTTGATTGCCCTGAGTGAGAATCATTACATCGATGTCGGAATAGGGAGCTAACTCCCGACGCCCATACCCCCCCATGGCCACTAAACAACACTGCTGCCATCCAGCTCGCACACCGGCATTGCCTTGCTGAATGACCTCCCGAAACCGCGCGATCAGTAAAGCATCCATGAAATCCGAAAAAGCCTGGGTAATCTCACTGCCGGTCGCTCCTTCAATTAAGCGTTGTCGAAGAACCTCCCGCTGGGACTGGAGAACATCTAGCCCCAGAGAGGCTTCCTTGTGTCCCGTCAAACCGTTAGGTGGCACAGACATCCCTTCACTCATCGATGGCAACTCCCGCCAACACTAAACCTGTCACACATTCAGATTAAGCTCCCGAACAATATCGATTCGTAATCGGCATGCGCCGATCCTTTCCTAAGGCTCTCGAGGTAATTTTAATGCCCACCGGCGCTTGTCGACGCTTGTATTCGCTCCGATCCACCATTCCCATGATAGTTCGCACAACATGAGAATCGTAGCCCATCTTCACAATCCTGCCCATTGACTCATTGTCCTCAACATAGGCTTGCAGAATGGCATCTAACACAGGATAGGGAGGGAGGGTATCCTGATCCGTCTGATCGTGCCTCAACTCAGCAGAAGGAGCACGCACCTGAATTCTTTCAGGGATAATCACTCGATCAAAATCAGAGTCCCAATACTCACTTCGCCATCGAGAAAGCTGATACACCTTCGTTTTGGGAATATCTTTGATCACGGCAAACCCACCAGCCATATCGCCGTACAGCGTGGCATACCCCACACTCATTTCGCTTTTATTTCCTGTAGTCAGGACTAAATACCCGAACTTATTGGAAAGAGCCATCAGCAGTGTTCCTCGGATGCGAGCTTGCAGATTTTCTTCCGTCGTATCAGCCTGAAAACCCTGAAAAGACTTGCCCAGCACCCCAAGCAAAACCTTGAACGCCCTCGTGATCGAAAGGTGCTGCATCTCGATTCCCAATCTTTCTCCTAGCCGACGTGCATCCTCACGACTTTCCTTAGAGGTATAGGGGGATGGCATCATTACACCCATCACATTGGACGCACCTAAGGCATCCCGAGCAATCAATGCCGTCAATGCCGAATCAATCCCTCCGCTGATACCGACAAGAACCCTTGAGAAGGCATTCTTCCTCACATAATCCTGCACTCCTAGCACAAGTGCCCGGTATATCTCCTCTAACTCACCGATTACCGGTGTGAGCCTTCTCACACCTGGAACGCCGGATTTTGGCCACCTCGGCGTCCACCCCGTGCGGATCATCGGAACCCGAACATCTTCGCCATCAACTTTAGATGCGTTTCCAGGCCCCTTCGATTTCCTCTTTCGTGTTACAGGAATCTGCAAATCGGTCAGCAGGAAATCTTCTTTGAAGGCTTTTGCTCGCGCAAGGACCACACCGGTGGAATCCATGACGAGACTATTCCCATCAAAGACCAATTCATCCTGTCCTCCAACCATATTGGTGTAACTGACCATGACATTGTTGGCTTTCGCCCGAATAGCTAACATGCGTTCACGATTTTGGGTTTTTCCGACGTGATAAGGTGAGGCATTAATGTTGAGAACCAGATGAGCGCCCCCATATGCTGCCTGCCAGCTGGTCGGACCATCAGCGAACCATATGTCTTCACAAATATTAATGCCAATTCGCAACGGGCCGAGGCCGTAGACCGGACTGGTTCGTCCCGGTTGAAAATACCGTTCTTCGTCAAACACCCCATAGTTGGGGAGCTTGCATTTGGCATACGATCTTTTCACCTGACCATTGACCAGAACCCATGCTGCATTCAATGGCTTCCTTCGATCCTTCCCGTGATCCCCGAGCCGTTGTTGAGCCGAACGATCAGATTCAATCACGCTTCCCACTACCGCCATAATTCCGGTCGTGACTTTGGTAATACGGTCCCGCATCCGACTAATATCAAATAGAAACTTCGGCATAAGAAGCAGATCTTCTGGAGGATATCCACACACAGCCAACTCTGGAAAGACAACCACATCGGCTTTAGCTTTCCTCGCCTCTCGAATCCATCCGCAAATAGTGCGGGTATTCCCCTCAAGATCCCCAACCACCGCATTCATCTGCACCATCGCTAATCGAATCATCATGATAAAAAAAACGTCCTCTGTCCCATTGGAACCGAGGACGCCATTGTCCTTTGCGCTAACATATATATACGGGAAAACGTCGTTGTCATCCCTCAGGGCATTATACAAGCAATGAAGAATCCGTTCAAAGAATCTCTCCTCAAATTCCTATTTCAAGGATAAATCGTCCTGGAAATGATTATTGAGTCGCCCGTTGAAGTTCCTCCGCGAGAATAATCGCATCGGCAATTTCCCTCATGGATTTTCGAAGATTCATGCTTTGGCGTTGCATAAGACGAAATGCTTCAGGCTCTGACAATCCCCTGGAGGCCATTAAAAACCCTTTAGCACGCTCTACCAATTTTCGCACTTCCAGAGCCTCCTGCATCTCAAACGATTTTTCCATAAGCCGGGTGTGCTCAATGGCGACAGCAGATTGATTCGCAATGGCCTGAAGCGTGGTAACCTCTTCGTCTGAAAACGCATGATAACTGGAAGTATATACATTAATAACCCCAATCGGATTTTCCTTCATGAGCATGGGAATGGACAATAACGAATGCAATCCTTCCTGTTTCGCCAAATCCCGATAAAAATACCCGTCTTCTGCCTTCACATCCGCGACATACACCGGATGCTGATCCTGCACCGCCCGACCGCTCATGCTCTGACCGACCTTCAACGGTGGCTTTCGCCGGTACGCATCACTCAGGCTTTGGGTGGCGGCAATACGAAGTTCCCCCGAAGCCTGGTCGACAAGCATGATCGAGCAAATTTTTGAATTCATCAGCTGAGCCGTCATGGTGACAATTAATTGAAGGACATCCTCTATCAATCGATTAGAAGCCACCGTTTCCGAGACTTGGGAAAGGATTTCAAGTCGACGCGCTTTTTGCCGCATATCATCATACAATCTGGCATTGGCAATGGCGCCGCCGACCTGATTGGCAATGGTCAGTAGGAGCGCTAGCGTTTCCTCAGCATACCGCTTTGACCGCTTATGCTGAACATTAATGACACCGACCATTTTCCCCTTGCTCGTAATGGGGACTGACACAAACGCCTGATACCGGTCTTCCGGCAGACGATGAAAAAACTTAAATCTGGCGTCATCACTTGCATTGCGAGGAATTACCACGGGAATTTTTTCTCGTGCCACCCACCCGGTAATGCCTTCTCCCAAACCGATGGATATGCGCCCGATAAGACGGGGATGCGGATTTTTCGATGCACGCAATATAAGCTCGTCTGTTGTTTCAGAAATCAAATACAACAAGCAGGCATCCCCCTTCGTCACTTCCACAACCACTTCCACGATTTGCTTCAATACCGTTTCCAGCTCCAATGTACTACTAATAGATTCGCTGATTCGGTGAAGAATCTGCACCTCACGGGTCCGTTCCCGAACAAGGTGCTTAAGGTCTTCTATCGTCGAAGGACGGGTTGCAGCCATGTTATTTTTTCTTGGATAGATGTGGACGGCTCACGGCCTGAGGAAGAAGATCCAATCCTTTCCCACGAGAGGACTGACTGGCAGTAAACCATTGGCGAATACGTTGTCGAACCAGGGGAACGACCTTGACCTTCCCGATTGTGGTAGGTAAAACGCAATTGATTTGACCATTTACGACCTTTTTGTCGTGTTGAATGGCCCCCCAGAGCTCCATAAACGTCATGGAAGGCATGACAATGGGCAACCCAACATCCTGAATCAAGTCGCGTTGCCGCTCAACCAGCTCCTTCGTACACAACCCTAAAAAATGTGCCATTGTGGCCTCCTGCACCATGCCAATTCCTACCGCCTCTCCATGAATCCATGTTCGATAACGGCCCCAGGTTTCCAGTGCGTGGCCTACGGTGTGGCCATAATTCAAAATTCGCCTGCGTCCCGATTCCCGTTCATCTCCACCCACAACTTCAGCTTTAATTTCACAACACCGCCGAATCACTGTTGGGATGACATCCTCTGCTTGTTCCCGTAAGTCTTCAACGTGTTGTTCTAAATATTCAAAAAATTTCAGATCCGCAATCATGCCGTACTTAATCACCTCGGCTAACCCTGCTACCCATTCACGTTTTGGAAGAGATTGCAATGCCTGCGGGTCAACAACAACGACACGTGGCTGGTAAAACGCTCCGATCAAATTTTTCCCTATTGGATGGTTGACCCCTGTTTTCCCACCCACGCTTGAATCTACTTGAGCCACCAATGTCGTCGGCACTTGGACAAATGAAACTCCGCGCAGATAAACGGAGGCCGCAAACCCCGCCACATCGCCCACGACCCCTCCCCCTAAGGCTAACACCACTTCCTGCCGTTCAAGTCGTTGGGTGACCAGTTCATCCAGTATTTTTGACAACCAATACATGGATTTGGCTTTTTCTCCATCAGGTATCACCACAAGAAATGGAGAAAATCCACACCGCTTTAGGGAACGGAAAACTACCCGTCCGTAAATTTCATTGACAACTGGATTGGTCACAATAGCAACTCGCCCTGCCAATCCTACATCCTGAAGCACACGACCTATTTGAGGCAGAATATGCGGTTGAATAAGGACTTGATAACTCCGATCTCCCAAAGAAACCGGAACGTGATTCGAACTTTCAGAGGTCTTCATCTAGCGGAAGTCACCACAAAGCAGTTGTATTCCAAGAAACGATAGAAACCTGCCACGAGTGGAGCTCAGGGCAGGAGGATCAAAACGTGCGGACATATTCTTGATACGCTTCAAAATTTCTTTTCATTTCATCCAAGGTATCTCCACCAAATTTTTCAATCAGGGCATTGGCCATTTCATAGGCAATCACCGCTTCGCCCACGACGCCGGCAGCTGGAACAGTACAAATATCTGAACGCTCTACCGTGGCCTCAAACGGTTCTTTAGTTTCGATGTCCACACTGTCTTTGGGGGTATAGAGAGTCGCAATGGGTTTCATGGCCACTCGCAGAACGATCGGTTGCCCATTCGTAATACCGCCTTCCAACCCACCGGCATTGTTCGATTTTCTAATAAATTGCCCTGTGGCTTTGTCGAAATAAATGTCATCATGCACTTCAGATCCAAAACGGCGGGCCGACTCAAATCCCATGCCAATCTCTACCCCCTTCATCGCTTGAATACTCATGGCAGCAAATGCCAAGCGAGCACTTAGGCGCCGATCCCATTGAGCATAGGTCCCCAGCCCGATTGGGACGTTCGTGACCACAACCTCAAAAATTCCGCCTAAGGAATCCCCTTTATGCTTAGCTGCCCGAATCTGTTCAACCATTTTTTTTGCCGTCTCAGGGTCATGACATCGCACCTCAGATTGTTCTGCATGTTCATACGCTATCAACGGATCCTTCGGACTGGGAGCTGCGACCCCTCCAATGTTCATTGTGTAACTGACCACCCGCATATCAAACTCAGCCAGCAACGATTTCGCCACACCACCAATGGCAACCCTAATTGCTGTTTCCCTGGCACTGGCCTTTTCTAGCACATTGCGGATATCGCTGTGACCATATTTGATAGCTCCAACCAAATCTGCATGTCCCGGCCGTGGACGAGTCACCACTCGTTCAGTGGAAGGGGGACCAGGTTCGGACGCCATGATGTCCTTCCAGTTTTCCCAATCTTTATTCCAAATCAAGAGTCCTAGTGGATTTCCCAAAGTTTTCCCTTTTCGAACTCCACAAATAAACTCAATCCGGTCTTTTTCAATTCGCATCCGACCGCCACGCCCATATCCGCCCTGGCGGCGAATCAAATCCGCATTAATCCCTTCGGCCGTGACCGGCAATCCAGACGGAACCCCTTCGACCACAGCCATTAGACCTCTTCCATGAGATTCTCCCGCATTTAAATATCGCAACATGGCATTCCTTTTTGGCTCATGCCGGTAGCATGTTCCCTCT
The Nitrospiraceae bacterium DNA segment above includes these coding regions:
- a CDS encoding GAF domain-containing protein gives rise to the protein MAATRPSTIEDLKHLVRERTREVQILHRISESISSTLELETVLKQIVEVVVEVTKGDACLLYLISETTDELILRASKNPHPRLIGRISIGLGEGITGWVAREKIPVVIPRNASDDARFKFFHRLPEDRYQAFVSVPITSKGKMVGVINVQHKRSKRYAEETLALLLTIANQVGGAIANARLYDDMRQKARRLEILSQVSETVASNRLIEDVLQLIVTMTAQLMNSKICSIMLVDQASGELRIAATQSLSDAYRRKPPLKVGQSMSGRAVQDQHPVYVADVKAEDGYFYRDLAKQEGLHSLLSIPMLMKENPIGVINVYTSSYHAFSDEEVTTLQAIANQSAVAIEHTRLMEKSFEMQEALEVRKLVERAKGFLMASRGLSEPEAFRLMQRQSMNLRKSMREIADAIILAEELQRATQ
- a CDS encoding TRAM domain-containing protein, with protein sequence MMLTPASALSPVSKTPFLSIHQWLYLFLCLMVGMYAGFGQTTSQWTDALPDMVVGGFAGLLVGFLALWLERHLTACHRSTLIGGSLGLIVALTAIGFVVIMGMGTGLLQLSSLTPWIRLPIFLLFPYLGLMVGIHISNILLPAPQAEQAKDSPPRASLPPSNTLQKLLDSSAIIDGRILPLCTTGFLEGPFLVPKSILHELQTLADSAHPSKRIKGKRGLDILSQLQQLPNMEVVIIEDWDPDISAVDHQLIAIAKNREAKIVTNDWNLAKVASVQGVLSLNVNELTYQLRPLVLPGETIRVFIHKEGQGQEQGIAHLDDGTMVVVDHGAPLVGQAVEVVVTRFMQTNTGRMIFSTPQSKTSPLFVNLQPLLRDSEVVSGYSRSLVEDHR
- a CDS encoding 3-dehydroquinate synthase, yielding MKTSESSNHVPVSLGDRSYQVLIQPHILPQIGRVLQDVGLAGRVAIVTNPVVNEIYGRVVFRSLKRCGFSPFLVVIPDGEKAKSMYWLSKILDELVTQRLERQEVVLALGGGVVGDVAGFAASVYLRGVSFVQVPTTLVAQVDSSVGGKTGVNHPIGKNLIGAFYQPRVVVVDPQALQSLPKREWVAGLAEVIKYGMIADLKFFEYLEQHVEDLREQAEDVIPTVIRRCCEIKAEVVGGDERESGRRRILNYGHTVGHALETWGRYRTWIHGEAVGIGMVQEATMAHFLGLCTKELVERQRDLIQDVGLPIVMPSMTFMELWGAIQHDKKVVNGQINCVLPTTIGKVKVVPLVRQRIRQWFTASQSSRGKGLDLLPQAVSRPHLSKKK
- the aroC gene encoding chorismate synthase → MLRYLNAGESHGRGLMAVVEGVPSGLPVTAEGINADLIRRQGGYGRGGRMRIEKDRIEFICGVRKGKTLGNPLGLLIWNKDWENWKDIMASEPGPPSTERVVTRPRPGHADLVGAIKYGHSDIRNVLEKASARETAIRVAIGGVAKSLLAEFDMRVVSYTMNIGGVAAPSPKDPLIAYEHAEQSEVRCHDPETAKKMVEQIRAAKHKGDSLGGIFEVVVTNVPIGLGTYAQWDRRLSARLAFAAMSIQAMKGVEIGMGFESARRFGSEVHDDIYFDKATGQFIRKSNNAGGLEGGITNGQPIVLRVAMKPIATLYTPKDSVDIETKEPFEATVERSDICTVPAAGVVGEAVIAYEMANALIEKFGGDTLDEMKRNFEAYQEYVRTF
- the glnD gene encoding [protein-PII] uridylyltransferase → MSVPPNGLTGHKEASLGLDVLQSQREVLRQRLIEGATGSEITQAFSDFMDALLIARFREVIQQGNAGVRAGWQQCCLVAMGGYGRRELAPYSDIDVMILTQGNQGEVAEALSAGVFHRLWDLGFQVGHSVRTLAECLTIAEADLAACTSLMESRFLIGSASVFQEFQRKFERRSIKKRAQRFVLDKIQEREKEYAKFGETVFMLEPNIKKSKGGLRDLHLLQWVGLARYGAGTIQELSNRGIIAIQDYQVLQEAQEFLWRVRCFLHFEAGRAQDILTFDDQVRLSALWGFVDHPHLLAVEQFMQVYFRHTTGLFDRGRRFLDQAREESWLDRVRQWWPPPLIEGHFRILENRLTIQTDKLLEVMESPMLLLRLFVTSHRQAVPIDSRILNELSQHMGTLPNEGFHTKPVSGLFRQILSSPGRIAQILEAMHQASLLEKLVPAFSRVRGLMQFNQYHKYTVDEHSLLAVREAERLQNHQGIIGEVYRNIPDKDILHLALLLHDLGKGRPGDHSEVGQEIAHLTADRLDLSEKERQTLAFLVRHHLQMSHTAFRRDLNDPKTIVTFARLVKTVGMLQKLFILTIADISAVGPEVMTKWKESLLGELYSLTYAELAGDAGSSNSGDGSKNISPETRDKLIKILKADRSEGHSPEPDWSEWVNAKLQQLPSRYVQSTPVDQMAAYLLAIRSLPVKPTHVEARFNQASGVSEYVLITREQTKPGIFMQVAGVLAAMGLQVLEAQIMTLKDGTVWDVFSVHDSDYEGPPSAWRLEEVAKEIQEVVEGRQLVHQMVERRRRMAFGRLFPTGRHPTEVHIDQGLSDAFTVIDVFADDKQGLLFVIAKTLVQLGLSIHMARIGTRLDQVADVFYVTNSQGEKILSGKDCEEIQHTLHAAVDQFLDE
- a CDS encoding NAD+ synthase; its protein translation is MMMIRLAMVQMNAVVGDLEGNTRTICGWIREARKAKADVVVFPELAVCGYPPEDLLLMPKFLFDISRMRDRITKVTTGIMAVVGSVIESDRSAQQRLGDHGKDRRKPLNAAWVLVNGQVKRSYAKCKLPNYGVFDEERYFQPGRTSPVYGLGPLRIGINICEDIWFADGPTSWQAAYGGAHLVLNINASPYHVGKTQNRERMLAIRAKANNVMVSYTNMVGGQDELVFDGNSLVMDSTGVVLARAKAFKEDFLLTDLQIPVTRKRKSKGPGNASKVDGEDVRVPMIRTGWTPRWPKSGVPGVRRLTPVIGELEEIYRALVLGVQDYVRKNAFSRVLVGISGGIDSALTALIARDALGASNVMGVMMPSPYTSKESREDARRLGERLGIEMQHLSITRAFKVLLGVLGKSFQGFQADTTEENLQARIRGTLLMALSNKFGYLVLTTGNKSEMSVGYATLYGDMAGGFAVIKDIPKTKVYQLSRWRSEYWDSDFDRVIIPERIQVRAPSAELRHDQTDQDTLPPYPVLDAILQAYVEDNESMGRIVKMGYDSHVVRTIMGMVDRSEYKRRQAPVGIKITSRALGKDRRMPITNRYCSGA